The Fragaria vesca subsp. vesca linkage group LG2, FraVesHawaii_1.0, whole genome shotgun sequence genome includes a window with the following:
- the LOC101295488 gene encoding putative lipid-transfer protein DIR1-like, producing MQLKKNCAPYPLEVIKMVKMCNKLVVILVVAMLVFFEGSTAFTFCKMSDDGLTACKPSVTKPNPVDPSPKCCKALSGADLGCLCSYKNSPMLTSFGISSDLAMGLPAKCGIAAPANCA from the exons ATGCAG CTAAAGAAAAACTGTGCTCCATATCCTTTAGAAGTGATCAAAATGGTGAAGATGTGCAACAAGTTGGTTGTGATTTTGGTCGTGGCAATGCTGGTGTTTTTCGAAGGCTCAACAGCTTTTACCTTTTGCAAAATGAGTGATGATGGTCTAACTGCTTGCAAGCCATCGGTGACAAAGCCGAACCCTGTCGATCCATCCCCAAAGTGTTGCAAGGCTCTTTCTGGAGCTGACTTGGGGTGTCTTTGCTCTTACAAGAACTCACCTATGTTGACTAGTTTCGGAATCTCTTCCGATCTTGCTATGGGACTACCGGCTAAGTGTGGCATCGCCGCTCCTGCCAATTGCGCCTGA
- the LOC101298081 gene encoding uncharacterized protein LOC101298081, giving the protein MDQGYFRRSHQVPAFGSWDWNQDLPFTQCFESARQAGFLRYTTYSDEHDQDRDLYVTGDLYQNDIVTPAMIVVPRRRNKMRQPQVKVAKEESWVMGDVKEPPSPPPRSRPNPKPVDEDLYKISPELLYAKAKKKRGLGFFSSCLLPTCVA; this is encoded by the exons ATGGATCAA GGCTACTTCAGGAGGAGTCATCAAGTTCCTGCTTTTGGGAGCTGGGATTGGAACCAAGACCTTCCTTTCACTCAGTGCTTTGAGTCTGCACGACAAGCTGGGTTTCTGCGCTACACTACTTACTCTGATGAACATGATCAGGATAGGGATTTGTATGTCACCGGGGATTTGTACCAGAACGACATCGTCACTCCCGCCATGATCGTTGTTCCTCGCAGAAGG AACAAGATGCGTCAACCGCAAGTGAAAGTAGCAAAAGAGGAGAGTTGGGTCATGGGTGATGTGAAGGAGCCACCAAGCCCACCTCCAAGGTCCAGGCCCAATCCCAAGCCTGTGGATGAAGATTTATACAAAATCTCACCAGAACTACTCTATGCTAAAGCCAAGAAG AAGAGAGGGTTGGGTTTCTTTTCAAGCTGCTTGCTGCCAACATGTGTTGCATGA
- the LOC101297791 gene encoding putative lipid-transfer protein DIR1-like: protein MVKMCSFNKLMAILVVAMLVSFEGSRAFTFCNMSEDGLTACKPSVMKPNPSDPTAECCKDLSAADLDCLCGYKTSPVLPGFGIDPTLAMGLPAKCGLTPPANC from the coding sequence ATGGTGAAGATGTGTAGTTTCAATAAGCTAATGGCGATCCTGGTGGTGGCAATGCTTGTGTCTTTCGAAGGGTCAAGAGCTTTTACCTTTTGCAATATGAGCGAGGATGGTCTAACTGCTTGCAAGCCATCGGTGATGAAGCCGAACCCATCTGATCCGACTGCCGAGTGTTGCAAGGATCTTTCTGCTGCCGACCTGGATTGCCTTTGCGGTTACAAGACCTCGCCGGTGTTGCCTGGTTTCGGAATCGATCCCACACTCGCGATGGGACTTCCGGCTAAGTGCGGCCTCACTCCTCCTGCCAATTGCTAA
- the LOC101297495 gene encoding uncharacterized protein At5g48480-like — protein MADQEVQNGGAEKVTTEFKSTVAFDLVSVLGVEAPKAEEAVQFYKAVFGAVEVERVANPKRKADLEQPLLQVLLQFGSGKVLVVDRLEDELKSQQNSSFQLVSEEDVEAVIKKVVAAGGITEGVGVTEDHAFPGKLCSGKVKDPFGIVWTIVGNKSTTAASEFGDNNTSAAEFGQNNTNEA, from the exons ATGGCGGACCAGGAGGTTCAGAACGGCGGAGCTGAGAAGGTCACCACTGAGTTCAAGAGCACTGTGGCTTTTGATCTCGTCTCTGTGCTTGGAGTCGAAGCACCCAAGGCTGAAGAGGCCGTTCAGTTCTACAAGGCGGTCTTCGGCGCTGTGGAGGTTGAGCGTGTCGCGAACCCTAAGCGTAAGGCGGACCTGGAGCAACCTCTCCTTCAGGTGCTGCTTCAGTTTGGCTCCGGCAAGGTTTTGGTCGTCGATCGCCTTGAGGATGA GTTAAAGTCTCAGCAAAACAGTTCTTTCCAATTGGTCTCTGAGGAAGATGTTGAAGCTGTGATTAAGAAGGTTGTGGCTGCTGGAGGGATCACAGAGGGTGTTGGTGTGACTGAGGACCATGCCTTCCCTGGAAAGCTTTGCTCTGGCAAAGTGAAGGATCCATTTGGCATTGTTTGGACCATTGTTGGCAACAAGAGCACTACTGCTGCTTCTGAGTTTGGGGATAACAACACCTCTGCGGCCGAGTTTGGGCAGAACAACACCAATGAAGCTTAG
- the LOC101295198 gene encoding uncharacterized protein LOC101295198: MLQSTTIFFPTLSFSPSQSLRSITLLSPPSFPSHHTQSQRHPNQPAPKKRQFQRLCSSYEVGGGFPDAQDRNATTQEKTDPAQIEALLKGGEQVTSVLEEMITLLEDMKMDEASEEVAVEIAAQGVLGKRVDEMEAGFMMALDYMIKLAEDDQDDKRKSLLEVIKDTVLSYLTKKCPPHVQVIGLLCRTPLKDSRQELLRRVAAGGGVFQSKNDVKVHVPAANLNEIANQADDLLETMETRPVVPDRKLLARLVLIREEARNMMGGGILDERNDRGFKTLPESEVNFLTKLVALKPGKTVEEMIKNVMEGKDEGAEDTGSDEEDTTSIKGPIGIAGRESVTGRKALPVRPGMFLETVSKVLGGIYGGNVSGITAQHLEWVHQKTLEVLQEIAF; this comes from the exons ATGTTGCAGAGCACCACCATCTTCTTCCCCACTCTTTCATTTTCACCGTCCCAATCTCTACGCTCTATCACTCTTCTCTCTCCCCCATCATTTCCCTCTCACCACACCCAATCCCAGCGCCATCCAAATCAACCAGCCCCGAAAAAGAGGCAATTTCAGCGGCTTTGTAGCTCTTATGAGGTCGGTGGAGGCTTCCCAGACGCCCAAGACCGGAATGCAACCACCCAAGAAAAAACCGACCCGGCCCAGATTGAAGCCCTTCTCAAAGGTGGAGAGCAAGTCACTTCTGTCCTCGAAGAAATGATCACCCTC TTGGAAGATATGAAGATGGATGAGGCGTCTGAAGAGGTGGCAGTGGAAATAGCTGCGCAAGGGGTCCTGGGGAAGAGAGTCGATGAGATGGAGGCCGGTTTCATGATGGCGCTGGATTACATGATCAAGCTTGCTGAGGATGACCAAGATGACAAG CGCAAATCACTATTGGAGGTGATTAAGGACACAGTCTTATCCTACCTTACCAAAAAATGCCCTCCACAT GTTCAAGTGATTGGCCTACTCTGTAGAACTCCTTTGAAAGATAGCAGACAGGAATTACTACGCAGAGTGGCTGCTGGTGGTGGTGTATTTCAAAGTAAAAATGACGTCAAAGTTCATGTCCCTGCTGCAAATCTCAATGAAATTGCTAACCAAGCTGATGATTTACTGGAG ACAATGGAAACTCGGCCTGTAGTTCCAGATCGAAAGCTACTTGCAAGACTTGTTTTGATCAGAGAGGAAGCTCGGAATATGATGGGAGGTGGAATACTAGATGAGAGAAATGATCGTGGGTTTAAGACTCTTCCTGAATCAGAG GTGAACTTCTTAACAAAACTGGTAGCTTTGAAACCAGGGAAGACTGTGGAGGAGATGATAAAAAATGTTATGGAAGGGAAAGACGAAGGTGCAGAAGACACCGGCAGTGATGAGGAAGATACAACCAGTATAAAGGGTCCGATTGGAATTGCAGGAAGG GAAAGTGTTACAGGACGAAAAGCGCTTCCTGTGCGCCCTGGCATGTTTCTTGAGACTGTGTCCAAG GTCTTAGGTGGTATTT